The following coding sequences lie in one Spirosoma sp. KUDC1026 genomic window:
- a CDS encoding helix-turn-helix transcriptional regulator, with the protein MNRIDRISAILIQLQSRRVVKAQDIADRFAISLRTVYRDIRTLEEAGVPILGEAGVGYSLMDGYRLPPVMFTREEAIALLTAEKLVAKMTDTATTADHQSAMFKIKSVLRTTEKDLLDRIDNRIEIVQGRRPRPELMAINPLQTVLQGIAERKVLHLDYTAYQQQISSRCVEPIGVFYLDHYWHLIAYCRLRQDYRDFRMDRMSTIRVGAERFQPVHPPLQEYLRNMYPDRDLNRVVLRINKAIVRHLSEQKYYNGFVSEEEHDNYIDMTFLTYNPEGIARWYLSFADQAKILEPATLRERAQEIVRTMAQHF; encoded by the coding sequence ATGAACCGTATTGATCGCATTTCGGCTATTTTGATTCAGTTACAGTCCCGACGAGTTGTAAAAGCGCAGGATATCGCCGATCGGTTCGCGATTAGCTTACGTACGGTTTATCGCGACATCCGAACTCTTGAAGAGGCTGGCGTTCCTATTCTGGGCGAAGCGGGTGTGGGCTACTCACTAATGGATGGCTATCGTCTGCCTCCTGTCATGTTTACGCGGGAAGAAGCCATTGCGTTGCTGACTGCAGAAAAACTAGTAGCTAAAATGACGGATACAGCCACCACGGCCGATCACCAGTCGGCTATGTTCAAGATTAAGTCAGTGCTTCGGACTACCGAAAAAGACCTGCTCGATCGTATCGATAACCGCATTGAGATCGTACAGGGGCGTCGGCCGCGTCCAGAATTGATGGCTATCAACCCCCTGCAGACCGTGTTACAGGGGATTGCCGAACGGAAGGTTTTGCACCTGGACTACACAGCCTATCAGCAACAGATAAGCAGCCGTTGTGTCGAACCGATCGGTGTCTTTTACCTGGATCACTATTGGCATCTGATCGCGTACTGCCGCTTACGACAAGACTACCGCGATTTCCGGATGGATCGCATGAGTACCATTCGGGTTGGGGCTGAACGCTTCCAGCCGGTTCATCCGCCCTTGCAGGAATACCTGCGGAACATGTATCCCGACCGCGATCTGAACCGAGTTGTATTACGAATCAACAAAGCGATTGTCAGGCATCTGTCCGAACAGAAATACTACAACGGCTTCGTGTCGGAGGAAGAACACGATAACTACATCGACATGACCTTCCTTACCTACAACCCCGAAGGAATAGCACGCTGGTATTTGTCGTTTGCCGATCAGGCTAAGATTTTGGAGCCTGCTACGTTGCGTGAACGCGCTCAGGAAATCGTTCGTACGATGGCGCAGCATTTCTGA
- a CDS encoding DinB family protein, which yields MSIIIPLLQKEFDQEAITTRKMLERIPDDKYDWQPHPKSMTIRQLATHIADLPSWTHLALTTDGLDFAVTPYSPPAIDSTATLLTFLDESQTKGRGALAEATDDELLPTWTLRYGDQILSVSSTGEMIRMSFSQVVHHRAQLGVYLRLLDIPIPGSYGPSADEQSF from the coding sequence ATGTCGATCATCATCCCCCTACTCCAGAAAGAATTTGATCAGGAAGCCATCACCACGCGGAAGATGCTGGAACGTATTCCTGATGATAAATACGACTGGCAGCCTCACCCCAAAAGCATGACGATCCGGCAATTGGCCACGCACATTGCCGATTTGCCTTCGTGGACACATCTCGCGTTGACAACTGATGGGCTTGATTTTGCGGTTACCCCCTACTCCCCGCCCGCTATTGACAGTACCGCTACATTACTGACTTTCCTCGACGAATCTCAGACTAAGGGGCGGGGCGCACTGGCCGAAGCCACAGACGATGAGCTGCTCCCGACATGGACGTTACGGTATGGGGACCAGATTCTGAGTGTTTCCTCCACCGGCGAAATGATCCGTATGTCGTTTAGCCAGGTTGTTCACCACCGGGCCCAGCTGGGTGTTTACCTGCGCCTACTCGACATACCAATTCCGGGCAGTTACGGTCCCAGCGCCGACGAGCAAAGTTTCTAA
- a CDS encoding TonB-dependent receptor has translation MTRSLLSFIFLAFPFFASAQSFFTGQVLDKTNRDPLIGATIYIADTKQGGLTDTLGRFRIADIAPGPHRVEVRLISYKTLSRTIHFNSSGTVTDFQLDPVAAQLKEVVVTGLTTGSTVKDSPVPIMTYNKIQWLQTSSTNLVDAVGKLPGMSQITTGVGLSKPVIRGLGFNRVITVHDGVRQEDNQWGEEHALQVDEYSIERYEIIKGSGSLLYGSDGLGGVMSLISARPPEAGVTRGQILANYQSNNGMLGLSAMVEGTGKSGVFARLRVSGKSAGNYQNQFDGRVYGSAYREYDVNGTVGVNRKWGYSQIYFSNWHQDINIVTGERDPSGRFLKLVRVSADSESVAPATNADLRSRTINLGNYQNLNNLKVSWNTFAKVGGGNLSAIVSYSQNRRQEFASTLTDQPALYFYLQNVFYDLKYYFGGRNGWDFTVGGNGLWQYNQNKGMQVLYPGYRSWDNGLFLFGQKKTDRLTLNGGIRMDIRQMRINRLYADSNGNFSETPITGGQLRFVGLNKTYSNPTASLGATYNLSSRWTVKANLGRGFRAPATPELSANGEHAGTFRYEIGSPNLRSETSWQGDLGINYETPDVAITVSLFQNRINNYTYSEKVTDRFGRDSIVDPSRPILTYRYVQGNAVLFGGEGQISVNPRSAQWFHFTTSYSLVRSRNLSSTSDSTKYLPFLPPPRVIGQLKLTRAEAGNHWHNLYALLEVEHNAAQNQALLAYGTETTTPAYTLVNLGGGTDITNNSGRTLFSLYLTIQNVFDVAYQSHQNRLKYFGVNEATGRQGVYNMGRNFSLKAVVPIGRR, from the coding sequence ATGACTCGATCACTCCTTAGTTTCATCTTTCTGGCTTTCCCCTTTTTCGCTTCGGCTCAGTCGTTTTTTACCGGACAGGTACTGGACAAAACCAACCGTGACCCGTTGATTGGCGCTACGATCTACATTGCCGACACAAAACAAGGCGGCTTGACCGATACGTTGGGCCGTTTCCGCATTGCCGATATTGCTCCGGGACCGCACCGGGTTGAAGTCCGACTAATTAGCTATAAGACTCTTAGTCGAACGATACACTTCAACAGTAGTGGTACTGTTACTGATTTTCAACTCGATCCAGTGGCTGCGCAACTCAAAGAAGTTGTAGTAACGGGACTAACAACGGGCTCGACCGTCAAGGACAGTCCGGTTCCGATTATGACTTATAACAAAATTCAATGGCTCCAGACCAGCTCCACTAACCTAGTCGATGCTGTTGGGAAGCTGCCGGGCATGTCACAGATCACAACGGGCGTGGGTCTGTCGAAACCCGTCATTCGGGGTCTTGGCTTCAACCGGGTCATTACGGTGCACGACGGCGTTCGGCAGGAGGACAACCAGTGGGGTGAAGAACACGCGCTTCAGGTCGACGAGTATTCAATAGAGCGTTACGAGATTATTAAAGGCTCGGGTAGCCTTCTGTATGGTTCCGACGGCCTCGGTGGTGTAATGAGCCTGATCTCGGCGCGTCCCCCCGAAGCGGGCGTAACGCGGGGGCAGATTCTGGCGAACTACCAGAGCAACAACGGTATGTTGGGCCTTTCCGCGATGGTTGAAGGAACGGGTAAATCCGGTGTGTTTGCCCGGTTGCGGGTGAGTGGTAAAAGCGCCGGTAATTACCAGAACCAATTCGACGGACGTGTGTATGGGTCTGCTTATCGCGAATACGATGTAAATGGTACTGTTGGTGTAAACCGCAAATGGGGGTATTCACAAATTTACTTCTCGAACTGGCACCAGGATATTAACATTGTTACGGGCGAGCGCGACCCAAGTGGCCGCTTTCTCAAACTCGTACGGGTATCTGCCGATTCCGAATCCGTAGCTCCTGCCACAAACGCCGATCTGCGCAGTCGCACGATCAATCTGGGTAATTACCAGAACCTGAATAACCTGAAGGTGTCGTGGAATACGTTTGCGAAAGTTGGTGGTGGCAACCTGTCGGCCATTGTGAGCTACAGCCAGAACCGGCGTCAGGAATTTGCCAGTACGTTAACGGATCAGCCCGCGCTTTACTTCTACCTGCAAAATGTTTTCTATGATCTGAAGTATTACTTCGGCGGCCGGAATGGATGGGATTTCACCGTTGGCGGCAATGGTTTGTGGCAGTACAACCAGAACAAAGGGATGCAGGTCCTCTACCCCGGTTATCGCTCCTGGGATAATGGATTGTTCCTGTTCGGACAGAAGAAAACAGATCGGCTGACGCTCAACGGCGGTATTCGCATGGATATTCGTCAGATGCGGATCAACCGGCTATATGCCGATAGTAACGGTAATTTCAGCGAAACGCCCATTACCGGCGGACAGCTTCGCTTTGTTGGGCTTAACAAAACGTATTCAAACCCAACAGCCAGCCTGGGCGCTACGTATAATTTATCGAGTCGCTGGACCGTAAAAGCCAACCTCGGGCGGGGTTTCCGGGCACCCGCTACGCCTGAATTATCGGCCAACGGTGAACATGCCGGTACGTTCCGCTACGAGATCGGGAGTCCAAACCTGCGGTCAGAAACATCCTGGCAGGGCGATCTGGGTATCAATTATGAAACTCCAGACGTAGCCATTACGGTGAGTCTGTTTCAGAACCGAATCAACAATTACACGTACTCGGAAAAAGTCACGGACCGGTTCGGTCGGGATTCCATTGTCGATCCGAGCCGTCCAATCCTGACGTATCGGTACGTGCAGGGCAACGCCGTCTTGTTTGGGGGTGAGGGCCAGATCAGCGTTAATCCACGCTCGGCCCAGTGGTTCCATTTCACGACCTCGTACTCGCTGGTGCGGTCGCGCAACCTGTCGTCCACGAGCGATTCGACGAAATACCTGCCCTTCCTGCCTCCACCGCGTGTCATCGGTCAGCTAAAGTTGACTCGCGCTGAAGCCGGCAACCACTGGCACAATCTATATGCTTTGCTGGAAGTGGAACATAATGCCGCCCAGAACCAGGCGCTACTGGCCTACGGGACCGAAACCACTACACCAGCCTATACGCTGGTGAACCTGGGTGGCGGAACGGATATCACGAATAATTCGGGCAGGACGCTGTTTTCGCTCTACCTGACAATACAGAATGTGTTCGACGTAGCGTACCAGAGTCACCAGAACCGCCTGAAATATTTCGGCGTCAACGAGGCCACCGGCCGACAGGGTGTCTACAATATGGGGCGCAACTTCAGCCTGAAAGCCGTCGTCCCGATCGGAAGAAGGTAA
- a CDS encoding pyridoxal phosphate-dependent aminotransferase has protein sequence MSATLDTVSLLADRINALEESSTLAMTKKARELAAQGHKVISLSVGEPDFKTPQHICEAAKKAIDDGFHGYSPVAGYPDLRKAIADKFKRDNNIDWKPENIVVSTGAKHSLANVIQVLVNPGDEVVIFSPYWVSYSEMVKLAEGKAVVVDGSFENNFKVTPEQFEAAITDRTKIVMYASPNNPTGSIYSEAELRAIADVVARHENIYVLADEIYEYINFTPEGHFSIGSIPEIAERVITVNGVAKGFAMTGWRIGYIGAAKWIAEGVEKLQGQVTSGTNSIAQKATVAALTGPLEPSQEMTKAYQRRRDLVVGLLKDVPNFRVNVPEGAFYAFPDISYYYGKSDGMTTINNSDDFASWLLNTAYVSTVAGSGFGAPNCLRISTAAADELLVEAVQRIKDAVATLN, from the coding sequence ATGTCTGCCACGCTCGACACTGTGAGTTTGTTAGCCGATCGTATTAACGCGCTGGAAGAATCGTCAACGCTGGCGATGACCAAAAAAGCCCGTGAACTGGCTGCGCAGGGTCATAAAGTAATTAGTCTGAGTGTTGGGGAGCCTGATTTCAAGACACCCCAGCACATCTGCGAAGCCGCCAAGAAGGCGATCGATGATGGATTTCATGGCTATTCGCCGGTTGCGGGTTACCCCGATCTGCGCAAAGCCATTGCCGATAAATTCAAACGGGATAACAATATTGACTGGAAACCCGAAAATATCGTTGTCTCGACCGGTGCCAAACACTCGCTGGCGAACGTCATTCAGGTGTTGGTCAATCCGGGAGACGAAGTCGTGATCTTCTCGCCATACTGGGTGAGCTATTCCGAAATGGTGAAGCTGGCCGAGGGGAAAGCAGTGGTGGTCGATGGCTCATTCGAGAACAACTTCAAAGTGACGCCGGAGCAGTTCGAAGCGGCTATTACCGATCGGACCAAGATCGTCATGTATGCCTCTCCCAATAACCCAACCGGTTCGATCTACTCGGAAGCCGAACTGCGGGCTATCGCCGACGTAGTCGCTCGTCACGAAAACATCTATGTGCTGGCCGACGAAATCTACGAATACATCAACTTCACGCCTGAAGGTCATTTTAGTATTGGCTCGATTCCGGAAATTGCGGAGCGTGTTATTACGGTAAACGGTGTTGCCAAAGGCTTCGCCATGACTGGCTGGCGAATCGGGTATATCGGTGCTGCCAAATGGATTGCCGAAGGCGTTGAGAAACTCCAGGGGCAGGTTACGTCCGGTACGAACTCGATTGCGCAGAAAGCAACCGTGGCCGCCTTGACGGGCCCGCTGGAACCCTCACAAGAGATGACGAAAGCGTATCAGCGTCGCCGTGATCTGGTAGTGGGCCTTCTGAAAGACGTACCAAACTTCCGGGTTAACGTGCCCGAAGGTGCTTTCTACGCCTTCCCGGACATCAGTTATTACTACGGAAAATCAGATGGTATGACGACGATCAATAACTCGGACGATTTTGCATCCTGGCTGCTCAATACGGCCTACGTATCGACGGTAGCGGGTTCGGGCTTTGGTGCGCCCAACTGCCTGCGTATTTCGACGGCTGCTGCCGACGAACTGCTGGTCGAAGCCGTGCAACGCATAAAGGACGCTGTTGCTACGTTGAACTAA
- a CDS encoding DUF3575 domain-containing protein → MYIRFLLISCLVGLTSFFCNAQSQNVLKMDLVSVFQKGVLVSYERILNDSRSVELAVGYTSKRDLFSKIQVATITPQYKFYVSDWESAPNGFYFAPSLTYGYGRAEESLLSLWSTSVSVHLIGPGLNLGYQKLIKDKIALEASLGPVYYSALATASSDYSAIGISPQSIKLDGFSGFALQLNLNVGIGF, encoded by the coding sequence ATGTACATAAGATTTTTACTAATTTCCTGCCTCGTTGGTCTTACCTCTTTTTTTTGTAATGCTCAGAGCCAGAACGTGTTAAAGATGGATCTGGTATCTGTTTTTCAAAAAGGAGTGCTAGTTTCGTATGAAAGAATATTAAATGATTCCCGTAGTGTCGAACTAGCTGTTGGCTACACCTCAAAGAGGGATTTATTCAGCAAAATACAGGTTGCCACTATCACTCCTCAGTATAAATTCTATGTATCCGATTGGGAGAGCGCTCCTAACGGATTCTATTTTGCTCCATCACTGACGTACGGTTACGGAAGGGCTGAAGAGTCACTGTTATCCTTGTGGAGTACTTCTGTATCTGTTCACCTTATAGGCCCCGGATTGAATTTAGGGTACCAGAAGCTTATCAAAGATAAAATTGCTTTGGAAGCATCTTTAGGTCCGGTTTATTACAGCGCATTGGCAACTGCATCGTCGGACTACTCTGCTATAGGAATAAGCCCTCAGTCAATAAAATTAGATGGCTTTAGTGGGTTCGCTCTACAGCTTAACTTAAACGTAGGTATAGGTTTTTGA
- a CDS encoding NuoM family protein, whose protein sequence is MLLTLLIFLPLLGALLVALLPEGQSSSFKWIALGVTFVELVLAAFIYLAFDTTVADYQLLEQADWITLRLGSLGIVSIDYLLGIDGMSLPLVILSAVVMLIGVISSWNITQKLKAYYALYLLLTGTIMGCFVALDFFLFFLFFEFMLLPMYFLIGLWGGPRREYASIKFFLYTLLGSLLILLVMIGLSISVIDPISTAVQAGLVPDVSLVTSDVIRILQEQLQSRQLELSQVVHTFDMRYLADGNNYLPTAFLHPGADLVLFGMPVRMLAFWAIFLGFAIKLPIVPVHTWLPDAHVEAPTPVSVVLAGVLLKIGGYGFLRIVWNFFPDGGMVYALPLAGLGALSIVYGGLNALAQNDVKKMIAYSSVSHMGFVLLGVASLTGEGINGAIYQMVSHGVLSAMLFLVVGVLYDRTHDRRIDSYRGLLHLMPQYTILTAVAFFGSLGLPGFSGFVGELFTLMGSFQSSYLPGWMTAVSTTGLLLAAAYFLWTLQRMFFGITWVRTVEERQFTTAVLTDLTVREKLLLIPLGLMALVIGLFPNVVFNLTNASVGQWMLKFVAE, encoded by the coding sequence ATGCTTCTTACGCTACTGATATTTTTACCGCTGCTGGGTGCCCTGCTGGTAGCGCTACTGCCCGAGGGGCAAAGCAGCAGTTTCAAATGGATTGCGTTGGGCGTTACGTTTGTCGAACTGGTATTGGCTGCTTTTATCTATCTGGCTTTTGATACTACCGTAGCTGATTATCAACTGCTCGAACAGGCTGACTGGATTACATTGCGGCTTGGGAGTTTAGGCATAGTGTCGATCGATTACCTGCTTGGTATTGATGGAATGAGCCTGCCGCTGGTGATACTCTCGGCGGTCGTCATGCTGATTGGGGTGATATCCTCCTGGAACATAACCCAGAAGCTCAAGGCGTACTACGCACTGTATCTGCTTCTGACAGGTACAATTATGGGCTGCTTCGTCGCGCTGGATTTCTTTCTGTTCTTCCTCTTCTTCGAGTTTATGCTCCTGCCGATGTATTTCCTGATTGGGCTGTGGGGTGGACCACGTCGGGAATACGCGTCGATTAAGTTTTTCCTCTATACGCTGCTGGGCTCGCTGCTGATTCTGCTCGTGATGATTGGGTTGTCGATTTCGGTGATTGATCCCATCAGTACGGCGGTGCAGGCAGGGCTGGTGCCCGATGTATCGCTGGTAACGAGCGACGTGATCCGAATCCTGCAGGAGCAGCTACAAAGTAGACAACTTGAGCTGTCGCAGGTGGTGCATACGTTCGATATGCGCTACCTGGCCGACGGAAATAATTACCTGCCAACCGCATTCCTGCATCCGGGAGCAGACCTGGTTCTGTTTGGTATGCCAGTACGGATGCTGGCTTTCTGGGCCATCTTTCTGGGTTTTGCCATTAAACTTCCTATTGTTCCGGTTCACACCTGGCTGCCGGATGCGCACGTCGAAGCGCCGACACCCGTATCGGTTGTGCTGGCGGGTGTCCTGCTGAAGATTGGCGGCTACGGTTTTCTGCGAATCGTCTGGAATTTCTTCCCGGATGGGGGGATGGTGTACGCACTGCCCTTGGCGGGGCTGGGTGCCCTGTCAATTGTGTACGGTGGATTGAACGCCCTGGCGCAGAACGACGTAAAGAAAATGATCGCCTACTCGTCGGTATCGCACATGGGTTTTGTCCTGCTGGGAGTCGCTTCCCTGACCGGTGAGGGCATCAACGGAGCCATCTATCAGATGGTTAGCCACGGCGTTTTATCGGCTATGTTGTTCCTGGTCGTTGGGGTACTGTACGACCGTACTCACGACCGACGTATCGACTCATACAGAGGCTTACTGCATCTGATGCCACAGTACACCATCCTGACCGCCGTTGCTTTCTTTGGTTCGCTGGGGCTGCCTGGTTTCTCGGGTTTTGTGGGCGAATTGTTCACGCTCATGGGCAGCTTCCAGTCCAGCTATTTACCCGGCTGGATGACGGCGGTGTCCACAACAGGTTTACTGCTGGCAGCCGCTTATTTCCTTTGGACGTTACAGCGGATGTTCTTCGGAATAACCTGGGTACGTACCGTTGAGGAACGGCAGTTTACGACGGCGGTGCTTACTGATCTGACGGTTCGGGAGAAACTGCTTTTAATTCCGCTGGGTCTTATGGCCCTGGTGATAGGGCTATTCCCCAACGTCGTTTTCAATCTGACAAATGCGTCCGTCGGGCAGTGGATGCTGAAGTTTGTGGCTGAATGA